One genomic segment of Candidatus Margulisiibacteriota bacterium includes these proteins:
- a CDS encoding methyltransferase domain-containing protein has translation MTSRLARIVLPKDSTFWRVYSPIIKILADSKEHQIIRSKINHWLRLEKKDNVLEVGCGKGVWLSEVEGLVSTAVGLDAESKMLEGAAANVQRANLVLSDLNQPLPFSDGSFSKVTSILVEGYLRNRELSCAEKFRVLAPGGMLAVVTPKKGASFFRVLVAEAKHRRAEQAVVERGNIRRLLLGVTASLLFGKMAELKAVVGEWHFYEKDELVNMYREAGFEVVACESVYANQAWLLIARKPS, from the coding sequence ATGACTTCAAGGTTGGCAAGAATAGTTCTTCCAAAAGATTCCACTTTTTGGCGGGTCTATTCGCCGATCATTAAAATTTTGGCTGATTCCAAAGAGCATCAAATTATCCGATCGAAGATAAACCATTGGCTGCGGCTTGAAAAAAAGGATAATGTTTTAGAAGTTGGTTGCGGCAAGGGGGTCTGGCTGTCTGAAGTCGAGGGCCTGGTTTCCACCGCGGTTGGCCTGGATGCGGAGAGTAAAATGCTGGAAGGAGCGGCGGCCAATGTTCAACGGGCTAATCTGGTATTATCGGACCTTAACCAGCCATTGCCATTCAGCGATGGTTCGTTTTCTAAAGTAACCAGCATTTTAGTTGAAGGTTACTTGCGCAACAGAGAGCTTTCCTGTGCTGAAAAGTTCCGTGTGCTTGCTCCGGGTGGAATGCTGGCGGTCGTTACGCCAAAGAAGGGGGCAAGTTTTTTTCGGGTGCTGGTCGCGGAGGCTAAACATCGACGGGCGGAGCAGGCGGTCGTGGAAAGGGGAAATATTCGTCGTTTGCTTCTCGGTGTTACCGCTTCGCTCCTTTTTGGTAAAATGGCCGAACTAAAAGCGGTAGTTGGCGAATGGCATTTTTATGAAAAGGATGAGCTGGTTAATATGTATCGCGAAGCCGGCTTTGAAGTTGTCGCTTGCGAGTCCGTGTATGCCAATCAAGCTTGGTTGCTTATTGCCAGAAAGCCTTCCTAA